The following are encoded in a window of Sulfitobacter sp. S190 genomic DNA:
- a CDS encoding DMT family transporter yields MSQSNNIPLGIGLMVLTTLVFAVQDGLSRHLAGEYNVLMIVMIRYWFFAAFVIAIARRRAGGIRAAARTDQPGIQILRGLLLSTEICVMVAAFTILGLVESHAVFTCYPLLVAALSGPVLGERVGWRRWLAIGVGFVGVLIILQPGAAVFDLRALIPLLAAAMFAVYGLLTRYAGRRDSTATSFFWTGVVGCVAMTVAGVWFWEPMTRSDWVWMGALCLTGVSGHWLLIRCYEVAEASAVQPFAYFQLVFAAAIGLSVFGESIRANVAIGAAIIVAAGLFTFWRERQQS; encoded by the coding sequence ATGAGCCAATCCAACAATATTCCTTTGGGTATTGGCCTGATGGTGCTGACAACGCTTGTGTTCGCGGTTCAGGACGGTTTGTCGCGCCATCTCGCGGGTGAATACAACGTGCTGATGATCGTGATGATCCGCTACTGGTTTTTTGCGGCATTTGTCATCGCGATCGCACGGCGTCGAGCGGGGGGGATCCGCGCTGCGGCCCGCACGGATCAGCCGGGGATCCAGATACTGCGCGGTCTTTTGCTGTCGACCGAGATTTGCGTCATGGTGGCCGCCTTTACCATTCTCGGACTGGTCGAGAGCCACGCTGTCTTCACCTGCTACCCTCTCCTCGTCGCGGCGCTGTCAGGGCCTGTTCTGGGTGAGCGGGTGGGATGGCGGCGCTGGCTGGCCATCGGTGTCGGTTTTGTCGGGGTGCTGATAATCCTGCAACCGGGTGCCGCTGTTTTCGATCTGCGGGCCCTTATCCCATTGTTGGCGGCCGCGATGTTTGCGGTCTATGGCCTGTTGACACGCTATGCAGGGCGGCGCGACAGCACTGCCACCAGCTTTTTCTGGACGGGCGTCGTGGGGTGTGTCGCGATGACAGTTGCGGGTGTCTGGTTCTGGGAACCGATGACGCGCTCCGATTGGGTCTGGATGGGGGCGCTGTGCCTGACAGGGGTCAGCGGCCACTGGCTGCTGATCCGCTGTTACGAGGTGGCCGAAGCAAGCGCGGTTCAACCTTTCGCATATTTCCAGCTGGTTTTTGCCGCTGCAATCGGTCTGAGCGTCTTTGGCGAAAGCATCCGTGCGAATGTGGCAATAGGGGCGGCCATAATCGTGGCCGCTGGCCTATTTACGTTCTGGCGCGAACGGCAGCAGAGTTGA